A genome region from Microbacterium profundi includes the following:
- a CDS encoding MDR family MFS transporter encodes MRVIWLLLVAAFVAILNETTMGIAIPHLNADLGIPPELGQWLTSAFMLTMAIVIPTTGFLLQRFTTRQVFIAAMSAFSLGTIVALIAPGFEVLLVGRVIQAGGTGIMMPLLMTTMMNVVPPQSRGRMMGRVGLVISLAPAIGPTLAGAVLETLSWRWLFAIVLPIALVSLAMGAKWMTNLGETKNAPVDVLSIVLSAFGFGGVVYGLSQFGGAGESNGTTIGVVSLVVGGVSLALFVWRQLVLQRVDDALLDLRVFRSGNYTIAVIVMGILALSMFGTLTLLPQYLQNVAGLDALQSGLILLPGSILMGLLGPIMGRIYDARGTRTLLIPGTIMVSAALFFYSTVGEHTQWWMLVISQTFMSVGLAMSFTPLFSASLGSLQRHLYSHGSAVLNTIQQVAGAAGVAVLTVTYSSILHAGESEGLSTAVAGAPGARMAFLIAAIISLGSVALSAFIRKPADDVGGEFHSGH; translated from the coding sequence ATGCGAGTCATCTGGCTGCTGCTCGTGGCAGCCTTCGTCGCGATCCTGAACGAGACGACGATGGGGATAGCGATCCCCCATCTGAACGCCGACCTGGGCATCCCACCGGAACTCGGCCAGTGGCTCACCAGCGCGTTCATGCTCACGATGGCGATCGTGATCCCCACGACCGGTTTCCTGCTTCAGCGCTTCACCACGCGCCAGGTCTTCATCGCCGCGATGTCGGCGTTCTCCCTCGGCACGATCGTGGCCCTCATCGCACCAGGCTTCGAGGTGCTGCTGGTCGGACGCGTGATCCAGGCCGGCGGTACCGGCATCATGATGCCGCTGCTGATGACCACGATGATGAATGTTGTCCCGCCGCAGTCCCGCGGCCGGATGATGGGTCGTGTCGGCCTCGTCATCTCGCTCGCTCCGGCGATCGGTCCGACACTCGCGGGTGCCGTGCTCGAGACGCTGAGCTGGCGCTGGCTGTTCGCGATCGTCCTGCCGATCGCCCTCGTCTCCCTCGCCATGGGCGCGAAGTGGATGACGAACCTCGGCGAGACGAAGAACGCTCCGGTCGACGTACTGTCGATCGTCCTCTCCGCCTTCGGCTTCGGCGGCGTCGTGTACGGTCTCAGCCAGTTCGGCGGCGCAGGCGAGTCGAACGGCACGACGATCGGCGTCGTCTCACTGGTTGTCGGCGGTGTGTCGCTCGCACTGTTCGTGTGGCGGCAGCTCGTGCTGCAGCGCGTCGACGACGCGCTGCTCGACCTGCGCGTGTTCCGCTCCGGCAACTACACGATCGCCGTCATCGTCATGGGCATCCTCGCCCTGTCGATGTTCGGAACGCTCACGCTGCTGCCGCAGTACCTGCAGAACGTCGCGGGACTCGATGCGCTGCAGTCCGGCCTGATCCTGCTTCCCGGGTCGATCCTGATGGGACTCCTCGGCCCGATCATGGGTCGCATCTACGACGCCCGTGGCACCCGCACGCTGCTCATCCCCGGCACGATCATGGTGTCGGCAGCGCTGTTCTTCTACTCCACGGTCGGCGAGCACACGCAGTGGTGGATGCTCGTGATCTCGCAGACCTTCATGTCGGTGGGTCTCGCGATGTCGTTCACACCGCTGTTCTCCGCATCGCTCGGATCGCTGCAGCGTCACCTGTACTCGCACGGTTCCGCCGTGCTCAACACGATCCAGCAGGTCGCCGGTGCGGCCGGCGTCGCTGTACTGACGGTCACCTACTCGTCGATCCTGCACGCCGGCGAGAGCGAAGGACTGTCGACGGCGGTCGCCGGCGCTCCGGGAGCGCGCATGGCATTCCTGATCGCGGCCATCATCTCGCTGGGATCAGTGGCCTTGAGCGCGTTCATCCGCAAGCCGGCGGATGACGTGGGCGGGGAGTTCCACAGCGGTCACTGA